The nucleotide window ATTTATCACGCATTCTCGCATTTTGGTCTTGTTCATGGTGTTTCCAATGATGGTTTTTACCTTGTGGAAAATTACCAAACAATAAACGACACAGCACCAATAAACCCAATGCTTGCGGATAAAGCAATGCTTTAAAGCCCATGACATCGGGTATGATTGCATTCCATAACAGCATAACAATCCATGCTGCGACGAATGCAACACCCGTCATAATGAGTGGGATTATCCAAAAAGGTTTTTTAGTATAGTAAGGCATGGTATTTAATGGTTTAGTAATTTAAGAGATCTAAATAAAGGGCTTCCAATTTTTTGCGGAGGAATTTAACCGCATAGCCTTTTCGAGAAATGATTGTTTTCAACTTCTCGCCTGTTTCGTTCGCAATTTCCTGCAAGGTTCTATCCTCAAACTCATTCCATACAAACACATCTCGCTGATTTTTAGGCAACTCGTCTAAGGCTTGCATCAAGGTCTCCCAAAACAGTTCGCGCAAAAAATCTGTTTCAGGAGTGTTCTCATCGGAATAATAATAATCTAACAAGCTAAATTCATTTTCTTCGTCGTCAAAGTCCATCTCCTCTAAACTAAGCGTGTTCTTCTTCCGATAGCGATCCGTGATTTTGTTTCGTGCCACCCGATATAGCCAACTGCTAACTTTCTCAATTTCATCTACTTGCGTCAAATTGCTGAATTGATACCACACTTCCTGCACAATGTCTTCGGCATCTTCGTCCGTCTTGACACGTCCCCGAACAAAACCGAACAACTTCTTGCTGTACGTTTTGACAACCTCCGTGATATTCGAGCGTTTATCTATTGGCATAAAATAGGTGTCCATCTTTTTTTTGTTTATAGACGAACATGTTTTAAAAATACTTTACGCATGTTATGAATAAGTTCATTGTCGTTCTCAAGCATGAGTTGTTAACATATTCGAAGCGTAACAAATAGCTTTTCCTTATATAAATATCCGTTATTGTATAAAGATTTTAAGCGTTAAATTAATAAAAAACAAGCCAAGTTGGTCAATGTTTTTATCGTGAGGCGGTCTTGTTTGGCATGAAAATTGCACGATTATACATTGTTCCTTCCGTAAATACCCACGCTACCCTTGGTGTTCATGTTACACAAATTCACGACCCAGCTTGGACAATTTCAGATTCGTCGTGCGATCGAGCATCGTAAAGTCCAGCCTTGGCCCCTTGATCCACAGCAGCGTTCTGTTTTATTTGTTGTTCCGCAAGAAGTTGGGGCGCAGCGTTCTTTCTGGCAATTTTTGGATGAGCTACACCTCAAGTGGCGAGGTGTTTTTGTCGCCATTTTGTCTGAACAGGTTGTGTTTATCCCGCCAGCATATATCGGGCAAGCATTGCTCATTAAGCCGGAGGACTGCACGTCACTTGGTCTCCCGAAGAAAAGTTTTTTGGAGAAGGTTTGGTCTCGAAAACCGGATGTTGCGATAGATTTGAGTTTGGAAGCAAACCCCATCTCTGCTTTATTGGTGGGTGGCTCTTCCGCAAAATACCGCATTGGGCCACACCACGAAGATGCTGGTTTGTATTATGACCTCATGTTGGACTTTGGTCAATGTGTGCAAAATGGGCAAAGTCGCATAGAGTATTTAAAAAGACATTTAGGACAAATGGAGCCTATGCCGCTCCTTTTTCGTCATAAAACGACTCCTTTTTTGCGTCCAGTGCGGATGCCCATAAGCAACTAATGAACAGACAAACAAGCCTCTTGACCAACGCAGGAGGCTTTTTTCTTTCGCCATTTGTCCTTTGGGTGAGAACGGGTTAAATTACGACTTTCCCCACCTTTGCGTAACCCTCTTCCAATGCTTACATCTTTAGATTATTCGGTCATTTTTCTATACCTAATTGGCTCTATCGTTTTTGGCCTATGGATGGCAGGAAAACAACGCGATAACAGTGACTATTTTTTTGGCGAACGAAATTTGCCATGGTGGGCCGTGAGTTTCTCGATTGTTGCCACTGAAACCAGTTCGTTGACGGTCATTAGCGTGCCAGCCATCGCATACGGAGGGTCTTTAACGTTTCTCCAAATTGCATTTGGGTACCTAATTGGTCGGATATTGGTGAGCGCAATTTTCTTGCCGCGATACTTTGCTGGTGAATTGACAACGGCGTATGAACTGATTGGCCAACGTTTTGGTGAGCGGATGCGGGTAACAACATCGGTTACGTTTATGATTACCCGTTTGTTGGCGGATGGGGTGCGTCTTTTTGCAACGGCAATTCCTGTAAAAGTGGTACTTGCAGCCAGTGGCTTAGACGTGGCGTATTGGCAAATTATTATAGCGATCTCTTTGGTGACCATTGCTTATACGCTCTTTGGCGGTATAAAAGCCGTGATTTGGATGGATGTGGTTCAGATGTTTTTGTATCTGCTCGGTGCGGTATTGGCGATCACGGTATTGCTGCAAGAAGCGCCCATAGATTGGTTTGCCCAAGCCACGGCAGCAGGAAAAACACAAATCATAGATTTTAGCTCAGATTGGCTTACGTCTCCTTATATGTTTATTACGGCTGTGGTGGGTGGCGCTGTTTTGTCTATGGCTTCGCACGGGACAGATTACCTCATTGTCCAAAGGCTCTTTACCACCAAGAACCTACAAGAAAGCCAACGTGCCTTGGTGATGAGTGGCGTTGTGATTCTGATTCAATTCGCCCTCTTTCTCTCTGTGGGGCTTTTGCTTTGGGTGCATTATGGTGGCGCCACGCCCCAAGCGCTTGGTCTCTCCCGTGCGGATGAGATTTACCCCAAATTTCTGATCGAAGGCTTGCCTGCTGGAGTTTCTGGATTGCTGCTGGTGGCCATTTTTGCCGCTGCAATGAGCACCGTTTCTTCCTCACTCAACTCCCTTTCGGCGGCCTCCGTTATGGACTTGTACAAAAGGTTTGTTCCCAATACTACGCCAGCGTCGGAGTTCCGAATGGCACGCATCACCACCTTGATTTGGAGCGGGTTGTTTGTGGTCTTTGCCAATTTGTTTCAAGATACCAAGCAACCTATTGTAGAGTTGGGCTTGGCTATTGCGTCCTATACTTATGGTGGGCTGTTGGGTGTTTTTCTGTTGGGGCTGCTGAATAAACGTGCAAAACAGACGGATGCCATGATTTCTTTTTTTGTTGCAATCTTGTCAATGGCCGTCATTATTGCACAATTCAAAATTGCTTGGCCTTGGCATACGGTAATTGGGTCTGGAATTTGTTTGATTTTGGGAAGCCTTTTGTCATTCAGACATTCAAAACAACCCGAAGTATAACGCGAAAGACACGATGGGCATACTCACGCGCTTAGGCTTAACCCCTAAAAGACCACGACTCAAACCGGTGGGAAATCGGTTGGAAATTGGAAAGGAAACCCCAAATGCCAATTCACGGAAAAATTGGTGGATAAAAGGAGCTATTTTCATTGGCTTGGTACTGCTCACGCTTTTTTCGTTTCCAGAACAACAATCCTATGATTGGGCAGATGCAAAAGTGGACGATGTTTGGCGTAAAGGGGATGTGATAGCCGATTTTGACTTCCCTATTTATCGGACAGATCAGCAGTTGTCCCGGGAAAAAAAACGGGTCTTGGCAGAACTTGAGCCAATCTTTATCCCAATGGACAATGCAGAGGGGCAGTATGTTGCGAATTTAGATACTTTGGACGTCCGGCTTCAGCGAACCGTTTCTTCTTTCTTGGAATGGGAGTTTAGCCGGAGTAGAGGACTGGGTGACAAAGCCGCCATTGACTCCGCACAATACTATCGCTTTAAGTCCAATTTGCCGATCAATGTAAATGAACGTCAATGGTCTTATTTGCTCGAATCCGCCAAGAGTGTTACGCCGGGGGTCACAACAACCGCGCGTGAGGAAAAAGGGATGGCCTTAAAAGAACAACTTATTCAAAAATTGTCTGGCCTGAGCAACCTATTCGATCAGCCTTCTGTTGAGCTTGTACGGGATAGCATCCACTCGGAAAACATCATGGTTCGGGACAAATCGGCACATGTGGACCGAAGTATCGCCCTAAAAAACATTCTCACCAAAGACCAAATCATCAAACAGGTTGAAAAACAACTTGCAGATACTTTTCCCCAAAAACAAGACACCGTAGCCATTGGTATTGCTTTTTTTGAAGCAACCTTCCAGCCGAATTTGGCTTTTGACCGAGAAACCACGCAGGCGCTTTGGAATACCAATATCGCCCAAATTTCCCCGACCCAAGGGGTGGTCAAAAAAGATCAAGCCATTATTCGACAAGGGGAGGTAGTAACACCGGAGGTTTTGGCAAAATTGCGCTCGTATTCACGGTCGCGGTCTTCGGGAACGGGGGTTATTCCCAACTGGCGAATCACGATTGGCGAGTTGTTGTTGATCCTAAGCATTTATTCTGTCTTCTTTTTATACTTGTATTTATTCCGCAAGCATATTTTTGACCGAAACCTGCATATTTTGCTCATTGCACTTCTTTTTGGTGGCTTTGTGGTGGCTTATGGCATTGTCCTAAGATCGGATGTGGAACAAGCCTTTAAATTGGTGATCCCCGTTACCATCCTTTCCGTGATGTTTACCATCGTCTTTGACTCAAGGGTGGGACTTTTTGGAACCATTACAATGTCTCTGGTTGCGGGCTTGTTGTTCGCCTTCGACTTCGAGCTGACGTTCCTTACCTCGTTTGCAGGCATGATTGCGGTTTTTAGTGTTCGCGATATTCGGAACAGAGGGCAATTTTTGAGTACTGCCGGATTGGTTCACTTTTCGTATGCACTTGGGGCAACTTCTTTTACGTTGTTGCAATCTAATACCGTCGAAAGCTATTTATACACCATGTTGTATGTGGCTATAAATGCAGCACTTACTTTGTTTGTTTATCCCATTGTTTGGGTAATAGAACGTATTTTTGATGTAACCACCGATCTTACCTTGTTAGAACTCTCGGATACAAATCGGCCACTCCTTAAAGAATTAAGTTTGCGTGCTCCGGGAACGTTTAACCACTCGTTACAGGTCTCTAATTTGGCAGAGGCGGCAGCGGTTTCTATTGGTGCCAATGCACTGCTGACCCGTGTCGGTGCGCTCTATCATGATATTGGAAAGATGAGTAAACCGGAATACTTTGTAGAGAACCAACAACCCGGAGAAAACCTTTTAGATGGCTTAACCCCGCGAATGGCCGCATTAATCATCGTAAACCATGTAAAAGAAGGGCTACAACTTGCACAAGAAGCCAAATTGCCCAAGGTGGTGCAGCAGTTTATCCCGATGCATCATGGCTGTATGCGCATCGAGTTTTTCTATCGGAAAGCGTTGGAAGGACAAAAAGACGACGCTTCTCCCATCTTGGAGTCGGATTACCGTTATCCCGGCCCACGACCGAATACATTGGAAACGGCCATTCTTATGTTGGCCGATGGCGTCGAAGCAGCTTCAAAAAGTTTGGAAAAACCAACCCTGAAAAAGCTGGAATCCGTAATTGATAAAATTATTGAAGCCAGAATTGCCGATGGCCAATTGAAGGAGTCCCCGCTAACTTTCCATGACTTGTCTAAAATAAAAGAGGCATTTCTTGGTATCTTGGGCGGGATGTATCACTTCAGGCTGAAATATCCGGGGCAAGAGGAGGAAGTGGAACCCAAGACCGAAGAGCGGAAACTGCGGGGAACAAACGATATACCTACTAAGGAAAATATCGTGATTCCGAAAGAAATGCACGTAAAGCCCACGCTAAAAAAGAAAATGCCCCCCGAAGAATGAGTGCGCTCCGTATAAGCATGTCTGGGGTGATGTTGCTTTAGACCGCAAAAAAACGATCTGGCTATAAATGTTTTGAAAATTGCCTTTTGGTAACAGACAAATAATAACCTTAGCGGAAGTTTTTTGCTTCCCGATAATCATGCAGGGCAGTTTTTTAGAAACTATTGTGCTTGTGAGAATTGCAGTGTTGTTGAAATCAACGAGGCCACCAAGACGCCAAAACGTTGGTAAGTATTTCAAAAAAAGACGAACAACAATAAAATGATAACAATTGACAATTATTTAGACAGCCACTATATCCACCGAAGCAATTGGTTGAGAGCCGCCGTTTTAGGAGCAAATGACGGTATTATCTCAATTTCAAGCCTTGCAATTGGTGTAGCAACAGCAAGCGCTACAAGAGACCCTATTCTATTAGCGACTATTGCAGGGCTTGTGGCAGGTGCATTATCCATGGCCGCTGGTGAATATGTGTCGGTTAGTTCTCAAACAGACATTGAAAAGGCAGATATTGAAAGAGAAAGACAAGAACTTCAAGAAATGCCCGAAATAGAAATAAAAATACTTGCAGAGATTTATGAAAAACGTGGACTTAAAAAGGAAACAGCTTTACAAGTTGCAAAAGAATTAACAGAATTTGACGCCTTGGGGACACATGTTCGAGATGAATTAGGAATAAATGAAATTAGTCAGGCCAACCCTATTCAGGCAGCTTTTGCCTCTGGTGCAGCATTCACTGTTGGAGGACTATTGCCGCTTTTGGTGACACTTTTCGCTACAATTTCTAGTATGGCGTATTTTTTATATGGCTTTACAATTGTATTCCTCGTTATCCTTGGAGCCGTTTCAGCAAGAACAGGTGGCTCAAGTGTAGTTAGGGCCGTAACAAGAATCGTAGTTTGGGGAACAATTGCTATGGGCACTTCTGCCTTGGCTGGATATGTTTTTGGTGTCAATCTGTAATCTGAAGCCTTAAAAAATATGAATATGGCACATTTTTATTTTGTGGAAAATCGTTGAGGTGACAGGAAATTACATTGAAAGGCACGAAGAGTCAGCAGGACTACTTTCCATCCTTTTTTTATTCTCTATGGACTTACATTTTTTAGGATTGCTGGCTTGTATCAAACAAAGAAATACCCAAATATTGTAAATATTTTAGTTTTTAATTTTTGTATTTGTAGTCACCTTATTTGGGAAAGTACAAGAACAAAAAGTGGCTAAATTTGACAGATTGAATCAGAGAAAACAAAAAAGTAACACCAAAAAATTAAATCAATATCAATATTGACCAAGATGGGGACTGAAAAAACTGTTTGGAAAGGAATTGAATAAAGACCAATAAATTGATTTTTTGAACGGGGGATTTTTTGCCTAAAAAAACCGATCTTGTGTACTGCAAAAATGTATATAGGAAAGATGGAATTAGACAGATAAGAGATTTATAAAGTGTTTTTTTAAAACTTAGTTAACTGGAAAGCTTTTGGCCATTACACATGAATAAAATGGAAAATAAATTTAATTTCTATCCAAAAATTATTTTTCTATGTTTTTGACCCCACTCCACGATAGAAGCAATTAAAGGGTCTAATGAATATCCATGTTCTGTTAGACTATATGTTACTTTAGAAGGGTTATCAGGATCTAATTTACGAATTACCAATTTGTTTAATTCTAAATATTTTAACTCCTTGATTAAAGTGCGCGGGGTTATTACTCCCAAATCCCGTTTGAGTTCATTAAAACGTTTTTCTTTATCACATAAACTCGCTAAAATTGCCCCTCTCCAGCGTCCGCCTATAATGTTTATCACATCTTGGACATCTCGAAGTTGCACCTGTTTTTGTTTGTTTTTCATTGTAAAATCAGCATTTTATATAAAGTAGTATCCTAAAAGATAGTTGTAATTTTACAAACCAGTTGTGATTTTAATGTAAAGGCAGTATATTTTGAATACCAAATTTTCTGTTAAAAAGTTTTTGAATTTATGAGGATAACAATTATAGGGGCTTCTACTGGCGTTGGGCTTGAAGCCGTAAAAATAGCACTACAACGCCATCATATTGTAACAACCCTTTCTCGGTCGGAGATTGATTTACCACCAAGCCCAAATCTGATAATACAAAAGGGCAGTGCAACCAATAGGGTTGATTTGCAGAAATCACTCGAAAATGCTGATGCCATTATTGTAGCACTTGGTACTGGCAAAAATATGAAACCTACAAACTTGTATTCAGATTTTGCCAAATTGTTGGTTGATTTGCAAAAAGAAGTAAAGAAGGAAGTTCCGTTTATCATTTTGACAGGTTTTGGGGCAGGGGACAGTTGGGACTATCAGCCTAACTTCATCATGAAATTGTTCTTTAAATATCTTTTAAGAGATGTTTATTCCGATAAAACCAAAATGGAAGAAATCATCAGCCAAACAAATTTAAAATGGGTTATTGCTCGCCCCGGTCTTTTGAAAGACAAGCCTTTGACAGGAAAGTATAGGGTAGAAACTACGCTTTTTAAAGGGATAAAGATTGGTAGTATAAATCGGGCAGATGTTGCGGATTTTTTAGTTAAACAAGCCGAAAACCCTACACAACTGTATAAATATTGTTCATTATCTAATTTGTAAATACATTCATCATGAAAAATCAAAATTTAGCTTCGGGTATTCCGATACCCGTTAAAATCTTTACATGGATGCTCATCGTGGCAGGGAGTTTCTTCTTCTATGTATATACATTTAATCCAAGCCTGAGTTTTCCAAGTGCTACTTTGGATACTTATTCTGCAAAAATGGGTTTTGCAAGTACAGGTGTCCGCATTTTAGGCAGCGTACTTGCCTTGCTTATTTCGGTAATTGCCAATAATCCGCGCTGGTTATTTATTACCCTTATTTCGAGGGTTTTTATAGAATTGGGTGATGTTGTTGTCGGACTTTTGCTTGACGGCGTTACAGCCAATACTTTTGCATTATGCGTTTTAGCCGTAGCTGAAATATGGGCAGTTTTAAAACTTTGGCACGTTATAAACACAAATCCATAATTAATTTGATGTGCTTTTTTGCAAAAGAAGGGGAGGAAATAAAATCCATTCTTTTTTGGTTATGCGATATGTTTTTTGATGGAAAACGATGGGGATACAACATTGCACAACTGGAACCATATCTGTCCACCAATTGCGATTAAAAATACTTTTCAAACCGTTTTGGGGAATCGTCCATATAAGTTTTGATTTGCCAAAAAGAATGCTCCTCGCCCGTAATGCGCAAGTGTAGTAGGTCTTTTCGGAAAAGGCGCATGACCAAACCGATCGGCGTAACGAGCAAGAAAAAAACAATCGTTAGGATTACGCGGCTCATAATGGCCCCCATGACGAAAGCTAAGCCCATCCAGAGGCGATAAATGGGGGTTAATATCTTTGGGGATAAAGTGCCTAAAGTAAATAAAAACAAGCCCAAGACGGATGAGAGATACCCAAAATGTTGATGTGTGGGATCGCCCTTGAAGAGGAACCAGAGGCCGAGAGCGAGTAAAAGCCCACCAATCAACCAGCCGAATTTTTGCAAGGCGCTACGGGAAACGTTTAAGTTCCTGAGTTCCTGAATAATTTCGTGCAACATAGGGGCAAATTGCGTATTTTGGGTTGTCATTTGCCGCAATCCTGCGGTTTTCCTTAAACGCTAAAGTTACGACGAACCACTATGGATCAACAAAACAATGCGCCATTTTTACACTTTATTTTGGACGAGACTTGGACTGATGCCCAGCAAACCGCTTTGTTAGAACTTATGGTTTGGGCGATGTATGTAGATAAAGCCATTCGGGTTGAAGAAAATGAGTTGATAGACCAGATTTTGGACCAAATGTCTGTTGGCGACATCACACCGATTGCCCAATCCCTGAATCCGACCATTGCCAAAGTGCGGGACGCTTTTCATGATGAGCAAGCGGCGGCATACCTCCTCGAAGATATTTGCCTATATTTGGACGATGCCGATGTTCGGGCGCAAGCCTTGGACTATTGTTTGCAAATTCTGGAGGCGGATGGACATCTACATCCAGACGAAGCCACGTTCCTTGAGCATGTCAAAATGCGGTTTCTTCAGTAGATGGTATTTTTTGTAAAGTGATTTCACCTGCCTTGAAAAGTCCAAACGTCCCAAATCTTATTTGGTTTGGGGCGTTTTTTCGTGCGGAAATCCTTTCTGCGCCAGTAGAATTAGGGCAGCCAAGCCAAGAGGGATGAGCATGGCATTCCGAAGCCCCAAAAGTTCACTAGCAAAACCGATGAGGGGCGCACCCGTCATAATGCCGGCAATACCCACAGAAAGTACAACGGCAATCGCTGTTTCGGGCGGGGGATGCTGGAACTTGGTAGCCTCTGAAAACAAGAGCGGAACCAAGGCCGAAGCCCCAAGACCAATGACTGCAAAGGCCGCTATTGCCGAAATAAATTGTTGGGACATCCACAAAAGGGCAAAGCCAATAACGACGATACCAGATCCAAACGTCATGAGTTGACGCACAGAAAAGCGGCCGAAAAATTGGTTTCCAGACCATCGGCCAAGGGTCATGGTAGCAGAAAAGGCCAAAAAACCAGCACTTACCAAGCCAGCTGAAGTTGCGGCTTCGGTTTTGAGGAATAAGCCACTCCAATTTAGAATAATGCCCTCGATGGACATTAAGACAAAGGACGTTAGGGCAAGCAAGACCAAATAGCGTGACCAGCCAACCTTTTCTTTGCGTTGATGGGTTATGGATTCTTTAGGCAGGACAATTTTTAGTAAGTACAAATTGCAGAGGGACAACACAAAGGACAATATACCAAAAAAAGCTTGTGTACTTAGGGAAAGACTACCGGCAATGACGCCAAAAGCAGAACCCAACATTCCACCAAAGCTATACATTCCATGCGAAGCCGCCATAATCGGTTTCCCCGTTTGGTGTTCGTAAGCGCCAGCAGCAGCATTCATGGCCAAGTTCAACATGCCGCTGGCAAGGCCATAGGCCAATAAAACCAGTAGAAAAAGGTAGAAACTTCTGCTGAAGGGTAGCAGTACAAAAGTGGCCAATGAAAGGAAAACACCCCAACGGAGAATGGTTGCTAAGTTGAAATGGCGAATGAGTTTCCCCGTCGGAAAACTTGCCACAAGAGAAAAAAGGGGAATGATGAGTAAAACCATCCCCCAAATTCCATTTTCTGTTTGGAAATAAGTCTTAAATTCTGGAATCCGTGCAGACCATGCGCCAATCAAAATGCTATTGGTCAAAAATGCGAGCCAGATATAAAACGGTTTTTGAGAGCGCATTGGTTTGTCTGTTATTTTTCACTAAGGGCCGCAACACCGGGCAAAGTAATCCCTTCCAGAAACTCCAACATGGCGCCACCGCCCGTAGAGACGTGGCTTACGTCGTCGTCCAATCCAGCCTGAGAAATAGCTGCTACGGAGTCACCACCACCCACAACCGTAAGGCCACCATTCCGTGTTGCTGCTGCGAGTGCCTCGGCCACAGCAATGGTTCCATTGGCAAAATTGGGCATTTCAAAAACACCCATCGGGCCATTCCAAATCACTGTTTTTGCTTGGGTTAGAATGTGTTGATAGCGTGAAATGGTTTCCGGACCAATGTCTAAGCCCATCCAATTTTCGGGAACGCCGGGCGCCGAAACTTGTGTTTGCGCCTCATTTGAAAAGGCATCAGCCGAGAGGTGGTCAACCGGTAAAACCAATTTATCCCCGGCGGTCTCCATTAGGTTTTTTGCCAAGTCGAGTTTGTCCTCTTCACAGAGTGACTTACCAATTTCCATACCTTTAGCCTTGAGGAAGGTGAACGTCATTCCGCCCCCAATGAGCAACCGATCCACTTTGGGGAGAAGGGCCTCGATGACCCCGATTTTGTCCGAGACTTTGGCGCCACCAATGACGGCTACAAATGGTTTTTCGGGAGACTCCAATACTTTGGATAAATATTCCACTTCTTTTTGGAGCAAATACCCCATGCCAGATTGTTGTACAAAATGGGTGATCCCTTCCGTAGAACTGTGGGCGCGGTGTGCAGAGCCAAAAGCATCGTTAATGAAGACATCACCCAATTTTGCGATTTTCGCCGCCAATTCGGGGTCATTTTTGGATTCTTCGGGATAAAAACGGGTGTTTTCTAACAAGACAATACTCCCAACCTCTGCCGAGGCAATTAGTGCTTCCACGTCCGATCCAACCGTATCCGAGGCCATGTGAACTTTTGCGCCAATCAATTCGGCCAATTTACCAGCGGCTGGCTTCAGGCTGTATTGTGGGTCTGGGCCATTTTTGGGGCGTCCGGCATGGCTCATCAAAATGGGAAGTCCACCTTCGGTAAGCACTTTTTGGATGGTGGGTAGCGCTTCGCGAATGCGCGTATCGTCTGTTACCACACCGTTCTTAAGGGGGACGTTAAAGTCCACACGAATCAAAACTTTCTTACCAGCAAGGCTAAGATCGTCTATGGTTAATTTGGGCATGATTTTGGAATTTAGAGCTTTATAAAAAAGGCGCTTGTCCTCCGATCGGTATGGCTCGGATTACAAACGCCAAAAACGTAAGAAAGACCACGTTAGGCCATCATCTTCGCGGCCAAATCCACAACGCGGTTTGAGTATCCCCATTCATTGTCGTACCAGCCCACCACTTTAACAAAAGCACCTTGGGAATTGGTAAGAGCAGGATCAAAAACGCAGGAAGCCGGATCGTGAATCACATCACAAGAAACGATGGGGTCTGCTTGATAGTAGAGAATGCCATTGAGCGGGCCATCGGCAGCGGCTTTGAAGGCGGCATTGATTTCGTCCTTGGTTGCAGATTTGTTCAGGATCACGGTGAGGTCGGTCATTGAAACATCTGGGGTAGGGACACGCACCGCAAATCCGTCTAATTTTCCTTTGAGGTGTGGCAGAACCAAACCAACCGCTTTGGCGGCTCCGGTAGAAGTGGGAACCATCGAGACAGCAGCGGCGCGTGCACGGCGGAGGTCTTTGTGTGGTGCATCTTGGAGGCGTTGATCGGCGGTATAGGCATGAACGGTGGACATATAGCCCTGAACCACACCGAAATTCTCATCCAGAACCTTCACCATTGGTGCAAGGCAGTTGGTGGTACAAGAAGCATTAGACACAATCTTTTCGTTACCCGTCAAGATGTTGTCATTGACGCCCATAACAATAGTCGCATCCACTTCTCCACTTGCAGGGGCGGTAATGAGTACTTTTTTAGCACCGGCTTGCAGGTGAAGACCCGCTTTTTCGGCAGAAGTGAAGATGCCGGTTGCTTCTATCACCAAGTCCACGCCTAATTCTCCCCAAGGCAACTGTGCGGGGTCTTTTTGGGCATAAATTTGGAAACGGTCTCCGTTTACGATAAGCGCACTTTCTTCAGCGGTAACAGGGAAGGGAAGGCGACCATGAACCGAGTCGTACTTCAATAAGTGAGCGAGGGTTTTGGCATCGGTCAGGTCATTTACACCAACCACATCAAATTCTTTGGATCCGCGTTCCAGAATGGCCCTAAAGACCAGACGTCCGATGCGGCCAAAGCCATTGATTGCAATTTTGATTGCCATTTTTTTCTCCTTATGTGCTTTGAAATGAGTTGATAGCAAGTTTGGGTTTCTTAATCCCAAACAACCTACATCATTATTTGCCCAAATTCAAATCCGAAAGCGCTTCGAGAATATGATATT belongs to Rhodothermia bacterium and includes:
- a CDS encoding HDIG domain-containing protein; this encodes MGILTRLGLTPKRPRLKPVGNRLEIGKETPNANSRKNWWIKGAIFIGLVLLTLFSFPEQQSYDWADAKVDDVWRKGDVIADFDFPIYRTDQQLSREKKRVLAELEPIFIPMDNAEGQYVANLDTLDVRLQRTVSSFLEWEFSRSRGLGDKAAIDSAQYYRFKSNLPINVNERQWSYLLESAKSVTPGVTTTAREEKGMALKEQLIQKLSGLSNLFDQPSVELVRDSIHSENIMVRDKSAHVDRSIALKNILTKDQIIKQVEKQLADTFPQKQDTVAIGIAFFEATFQPNLAFDRETTQALWNTNIAQISPTQGVVKKDQAIIRQGEVVTPEVLAKLRSYSRSRSSGTGVIPNWRITIGELLLILSIYSVFFLYLYLFRKHIFDRNLHILLIALLFGGFVVAYGIVLRSDVEQAFKLVIPVTILSVMFTIVFDSRVGLFGTITMSLVAGLLFAFDFELTFLTSFAGMIAVFSVRDIRNRGQFLSTAGLVHFSYALGATSFTLLQSNTVESYLYTMLYVAINAALTLFVYPIVWVIERIFDVTTDLTLLELSDTNRPLLKELSLRAPGTFNHSLQVSNLAEAAAVSIGANALLTRVGALYHDIGKMSKPEYFVENQQPGENLLDGLTPRMAALIIVNHVKEGLQLAQEAKLPKVVQQFIPMHHGCMRIEFFYRKALEGQKDDASPILESDYRYPGPRPNTLETAILMLADGVEAASKSLEKPTLKKLESVIDKIIEARIADGQLKESPLTFHDLSKIKEAFLGILGGMYHFRLKYPGQEEEVEPKTEERKLRGTNDIPTKENIVIPKEMHVKPTLKKKMPPEE
- a CDS encoding sodium:solute symporter produces the protein MLTSLDYSVIFLYLIGSIVFGLWMAGKQRDNSDYFFGERNLPWWAVSFSIVATETSSLTVISVPAIAYGGSLTFLQIAFGYLIGRILVSAIFLPRYFAGELTTAYELIGQRFGERMRVTTSVTFMITRLLADGVRLFATAIPVKVVLAASGLDVAYWQIIIAISLVTIAYTLFGGIKAVIWMDVVQMFLYLLGAVLAITVLLQEAPIDWFAQATAAGKTQIIDFSSDWLTSPYMFITAVVGGAVLSMASHGTDYLIVQRLFTTKNLQESQRALVMSGVVILIQFALFLSVGLLLWVHYGGATPQALGLSRADEIYPKFLIEGLPAGVSGLLLVAIFAAAMSTVSSSLNSLSAASVMDLYKRFVPNTTPASEFRMARITTLIWSGLFVVFANLFQDTKQPIVELGLAIASYTYGGLLGVFLLGLLNKRAKQTDAMISFFVAILSMAVIIAQFKIAWPWHTVIGSGICLILGSLLSFRHSKQPEV
- a CDS encoding TerB family tellurite resistance protein; amino-acid sequence: MDQQNNAPFLHFILDETWTDAQQTALLELMVWAMYVDKAIRVEENELIDQILDQMSVGDITPIAQSLNPTIAKVRDAFHDEQAAAYLLEDICLYLDDADVRAQALDYCLQILEADGHLHPDEATFLEHVKMRFLQ
- a CDS encoding VIT family protein produces the protein MITIDNYLDSHYIHRSNWLRAAVLGANDGIISISSLAIGVATASATRDPILLATIAGLVAGALSMAAGEYVSVSSQTDIEKADIERERQELQEMPEIEIKILAEIYEKRGLKKETALQVAKELTEFDALGTHVRDELGINEISQANPIQAAFASGAAFTVGGLLPLLVTLFATISSMAYFLYGFTIVFLVILGAVSARTGGSSVVRAVTRIVVWGTIAMGTSALAGYVFGVNL
- a CDS encoding NAD(P)H-binding protein, whose amino-acid sequence is MRITIIGASTGVGLEAVKIALQRHHIVTTLSRSEIDLPPSPNLIIQKGSATNRVDLQKSLENADAIIVALGTGKNMKPTNLYSDFAKLLVDLQKEVKKEVPFIILTGFGAGDSWDYQPNFIMKLFFKYLLRDVYSDKTKMEEIISQTNLKWVIARPGLLKDKPLTGKYRVETTLFKGIKIGSINRADVADFLVKQAENPTQLYKYCSLSNL
- a CDS encoding sigma-70 family RNA polymerase sigma factor, which codes for MDTYFMPIDKRSNITEVVKTYSKKLFGFVRGRVKTDEDAEDIVQEVWYQFSNLTQVDEIEKVSSWLYRVARNKITDRYRKKNTLSLEEMDFDDEENEFSLLDYYYSDENTPETDFLRELFWETLMQALDELPKNQRDVFVWNEFEDRTLQEIANETGEKLKTIISRKGYAVKFLRKKLEALYLDLLNY
- a CDS encoding helix-turn-helix transcriptional regulator gives rise to the protein MKNKQKQVQLRDVQDVINIIGGRWRGAILASLCDKEKRFNELKRDLGVITPRTLIKELKYLELNKLVIRKLDPDNPSKVTYSLTEHGYSLDPLIASIVEWGQKHRKIIFG